GCACCCAAAAACTGGGAAGAACTTGGCGCTGCTTCCAGAAGAGCCagacccttcccttccccatcaTCTGCCTCTCCACAGGGACCTCCATCGTCTTCGACATGAGCCTCACCTACATCCTGGTGGCCTTGGTGGCCGTCATCCTCAACAACGCgctggtggagctgctgagCTTGCACACCCGCATCTCCGTGGGTGAGCGGGGGTCCCTGTGCCCCTCGGCGCAGCCCCACGCTGTGCCCCCCATCCCTCACCTCCACCTCCCACCCGCAGGCTATCTCTTCGCCCTGGGGCCACTGCTCTTTGTCAGCATCTGCGATGTGTGGCTGGAGCTCTTCAGCCGCAGGCAAGCCTACGCCATCAACCTGGTGGCTGTCGGGGTGGTGGCCTTCGGCTGCACAGGTATGTGGGACACCGGTGGTGCTGGGGGGAGCACAGATAGCGGTGGGAGAGCAGCCCCGTCCCCAGGAGCCGTGGTCTCCTGGGATGCTGTAATCGCTATCGCTATAAACTGACCCTCACgtccctgctccatcccctccCTTTGTCCAGGGGCACCAGCACCCGACTGCACTGGTTCCCAGCACTGATCCGGGTCACTACGATGGCTCTGAAACCATTCAGGCCACTGCGGTGGCTACCCAAGCCCCGCTCCTGGTGGGGCATCCAAGGGAGGGCAAAAAGCTCCCTGCTCTGGGGGAAGGATGCTTTGGGAAGGAGGCAGGTGGCAAAGCAGGGGggtttcttccctctcctcgGCCTTTCGGCTGCTGCAATAatccctccttctcctctctgtGCATCTCTCCTGAAGTGCAGCAATCCAGCTTCTATGGCTACACGGGGCTGCTGCCCAAGCGCTACACGCAGGGGGTGATGACGGGCGAGAGTAAGTATCCCGTGTCCATATCCATTTGGGATTGCTTGGGGGAACCCTCCTGtgccttctcctcctgccccagtgAATCAAATCCATtgtccccagcccagcctggccgccagcagagcagggtgctccacaGCAAACTGGGCTGTTCAATGGTGTCTAAATCACGCACCATGCTGAGCTGGGGGGAGGGATGTCTGCTGCATCACCCCAGTATCACCACTGGTGGCTACCCCACACATAGAGCATCACACGCATGCAATAGGGAGCTGGTGGGTGTCCCTGAGCCCATGGCTCTCCCCTGCCACCAGGCACCGCCGGGGTCATCATCTCGCTCAGCCGCATCTTCAccaagctgctgctgtcagacGAGAAGGAGAACACGGTCATCTTCTTCTTCATCTCCATCGGCATGGAGCTGACGTGCTTCATCCTCCACCTCCTGGTCAAGCGCACCCGCTTCGTCCGCTACTACACCTCCTGCTCCCGCAAGGGTCTCCCCGAGGCAAGGGGCACCGGTGACCGCGGCACGGGCTACCGCGTCCACCACGATGTCACGGCGGAGGACATCCGCTTCGTAAGCCAAGAGTGGGCTCCCCCGCTGGCCCCCGGGCTCCCGTTGGAGCTCAGCACTggtgtcccctctccccccatcCAGGAGAACAGGCAGGGGGGGCAGCCGAGTCCCCCCCGGGGCAGCCCGGGCCATGAAGCTGAGCTGGCTGGAAGCGGTACCTACATGCGCTTCGATGTCCCTCGACCCAAAATCAAGAGGAGCTGGCCCAGCTTCAGAGGTGGGTGATGGGTTTGGGGGCAAGCAGTGCCAAGGGGGTGGGTTTACACCATTTTGCGGGGGAGAAAGAGCAATCGGTGACGCAGGGATCTGGGGAAGGGTCATCCCATTCTCGATGCCCAAACCCATGGGGTAACCTCATCTTTGGATGAGGTTAGAGAGCTACCAACTGCTTGGGGCTCAGGCAAGACCCCTTTGAGGCTCTGCAAAGGGGAAAGCTGCAGGTTttggctgagctgtgctgcccatccctgccagaCATGCTGCTCTACCGCTACGTCGTGTCCCGGCTCATCTGGGCCTACATGCTGTCCATCGCCATGACCTACTTCATCACACTGTGCCTCTTCCCCGGGCTGGAGTCGGAGATCCACAACTGCACGCTGGGCGAATGGCTGCCCATCCTCATCATGGCCATCTTCAACCTCTCCGACTTCGTGGGCAAGGTAGGAGAGAGGCCAACACCAACGCAATGGGCTCCTCTTGTTGCGTCCTCTTCCAAAGCTGCTTGGCTCCACCAAGGGTCATCTCCACCCCATGCCGAGATGGCCTCCTGCAGCAGTTGCTCTTTCCACCATCCCATCTCCCTGTTGCTCCATTTTGGGCACCACGTTGCCCTCCTCAGCCTCCTCACCATCCCCATGGTCTCTGGCCCTGGCTGCAGATCCTGGCTGCCCTGCCCTACGACTGGAGAGGAACCCACCTCCTTGTCTATTCCTGCCTCCGCGTGGTCTTCATCCCCCTCTTCATCATGTGTGTCTACCCCAACGGAAGGCCCACCTTTGGCCACCCTGCCTGGCCCTGCATCTTCTCCCTCCTTATGGGCATCACCAACGGCTACTTCGGCAGCGTTCCTATGATCCTGGCTGCTGGCAAAGTGAGCCCGGAGCAGCGGGAGCTGGCAGGTAAGACCGAGCCCTCTCGGGAATCCCATGTGGGGTGTCCAGAGCACCCTGACACCGTGTCCCTTCCCACAGGGAACACCATGACCGTGTCCTACATGACAGGCTTGACGCTGGGCTCAGCTGTGGCCTATTTTGCCTACAGCCTCACCAGTACATCCCACAGCAGCTGTTTCTACACCGAGACCTCCAACAGCTCCTTTACATTGGGGTACTGAGCCCCACGGCGGGGTGATGGGGACACGATGGGAGCTATTCCCACCATGGTCCCCATCGCTCTGCCTGGTCCATGTCCCTCCATGGGGAGGGAGCCTGGAGCCAGAAAGTTGTCCCAAGGAGGACAGGGACCAGAAACCTGTTGGCATGGGGCTGTGGCATCCAAAATGGCCCATGCTGTCCAGGGCCACCTTTTAGGGTGACACTGCTCTTGGGGGGCTCCCCATCAGTGATGGGCTCTCTAGTGGAGGCAAGGGAGTGTCTTCTGTTTGAGCCAAGCCATTGCCAAGAGGATGAAAAGGCTGCCAAATGCCAAAGGGAATAGGACCAGCACTGGGGAGGAGGGTGATGGAGGGctggtgaggaagaggaggagcaagagaggaagggggaaaagctCCTTCAGTCCCCAGTGGCTTTTGGAAGGTGGGTCTCAGCTTTCATTGATGGTGCTGCAGGTTTTCACCAATAGCTTGCAATCACAATCCCTCCCTAGATGTGCCAATCGCTGTGTTAAAAACCCAGCTCACAAACGCACCTTTTTTTGggttatgttttggttttgcccccccccccccaaactgtGAGAGAGGCAGGGTCTTGtcctcccctgccccactgcaatggggcagaggtgggtctCTtaagccacagcactgcagatgcCACTGCTGAGCTTCAGGATTTAGTGCAAGGGCCACAAGTAAAGCTGATGCCGTATCAAATGTCTTTGCAATGATGCCCAACTTGGCCAAGCTGGCCAACACATACATGGTGATGCCTGCTCCAGGCCTGTGGGGTCTTGGGGTACCCCTTGTGCTGCTCCCCATGTCCCGGGTCCCCTCTGTCGCCTGGCGCAGCTGGACTTGCCCCCAGGTCCCATCAAACCCCTGCCAGCCTCCAAagtgctgcagaaggcagcagcaagcaggaatgggctgagcagagcagaaaccAGCTGGAGAAGGTGCCATCACCAGAGGGTGATGCTTTTTGGGACGGGCAGCACCTCCCTGTGCCAGGACTCGGTGGTGCCACCTGCCAGGAAAGCAAACCCAAGGGATAAGAGAAGGCAGCGAGCACCAGGCTTGGCACCACCAACACGGCAGGGTCTCACCATGCCAAGCCCCAACAGAATGAGCAGGTTCAGTGTTTCACCCTCAAAACATCACCCCTGCAGGGCTCAGGGTGCAGGAGTGTGGTCACAGGACTCGcacccctcctgccccacaggACCTGTGTGTCAGAGTACATCGTGTCCATCAGAGGGATGGGGTCTCCCCCAAGACTCTCCCCTAAGAGCTGAGCCAAAAAGCGACCATCACCCCCAAGGGGAGGCAAAACCCGGCTGTTCGAAGTGAGACAAAGAAAAGATGCTTCGTGGGGATgctttttggttgtgtttttttgggttggttttgtttttgttttcaattaattttctttttttttgttattttttttatgaaaaaaaaaaaaaaagatcacacGGAGTTCTCCAACAAACAGAATGCCAAAAAAATCGTTttaaccaacaacaacaaaaagaaagaaacgacataaaacaaaaaagacaaaaacctgGCTCTCCTTTCCTCTCGATTGTCTGAAATATCCTTGTGTTCCATAGAAGGCAGTGGGTTTTAAGTGCTTTCTATTTAACATTAGCATAaaatctctgttttctctctctcgCGCGCGCGCTCTCTCTCGCTCTTTAAAATAGGCTCACACAATTTGCTTCTACAAGTACAGTACACGttgagcggggggggggggggaaaggggtgGGGGTGATGTGTGCCTGTTCCCAGATCATTTACAATCACAATccaacaggaaataaaaaataagattcTAAAGGTCAGACTGTGTTCCTTTCTCTCGTCGCGGATTTGGGGCTTGAGTTGGGGTttcgttgttgttgttgttgccttggtttcttttttcttcctttttttttttttttataatttcataattttttttttgttgttttcacagttttaaaaagtttatatttatatttatatatatatatttatatttataattaaaaagttGAATCCATTTAAAGTCTTATAATACAGGAGGGGCTTAATGAGTCTTTCGGTACATTAAAACTGTACAGGCTAGAACCGTCGCTATGCGCCACGGCGCCGGCGGCCCGGGCTGGAGATGGTACAAGCTCAGCACCATGGAGTTTGTTTTaaggacgaggggtaacggtGCAGGGGGGACCCTCTCCCCCTCCCGAGCCCTGGCCTCCAGTCTCCAGTACCAGGGTGGAGAGTTTTCCGTATGTCCTTGTTCTAAACGTCTCCCCACCGGAGCCTGGGCCGGGTCCCGCTCCACGTCCTGGCAATCTGTAGTGCGAGTCGGTGGTTGCAAAGATCAGTGCGTCTCTTGGAGTTGTGTTTTTAAGTGCAAGGATGTTCCAGCGTCGTGTGGTTCTCCTCCGGTTGTCCCAACCCTGGTGATGCCGAAGGTCCGGGATGTGCCCAGCGGGAGCGAGGCAGCGGGTCAGCCCCGCAgaggtgatggtggtggtggctcTCCCGGAGCCGAGGGGAGGTTGGACGGCTGGATGGAGTGAGCTGGATGGTCCCATCCTGAGCCCAGGGTGGCAGTGGGGCTCTGGCTGTGGCAATGCCACAGGTGGGGATGGTCGGGCTTCACACTATCCTCATTCCCTTCAAATGGTGAGCGAGggcttcccagcagctccacatctcTGCTCAGGCAAGGCATAGGGCATAAAGCTGGGCAAGGGATGCCAAAATCCAATGGTCTCCTGCACTCCAAGCaccaagcagcagcttttcccagGGATTTCCTGCCCTCCTCC
The Lathamus discolor isolate bLatDis1 chromosome 6, bLatDis1.hap1, whole genome shotgun sequence DNA segment above includes these coding regions:
- the SLC29A4 gene encoding equilibrative nucleoside transporter 4 isoform X1 — protein: MPQSSRGGARLPMMGSVGSERLKELSPAATPEGNVVMSFSFDSYQLEEDELQRGSQAKGVLTFMEPVSEDPEPQDRYHGIYFAMLLAGVGFLLPYNSFITDVDYLHHKYPGTSIVFDMSLTYILVALVAVILNNALVELLSLHTRISVGYLFALGPLLFVSICDVWLELFSRRQAYAINLVAVGVVAFGCTVQQSSFYGYTGLLPKRYTQGVMTGESTAGVIISLSRIFTKLLLSDEKENTVIFFFISIGMELTCFILHLLVKRTRFVRYYTSCSRKGLPEARGTGDRGTGYRVHHDVTAEDIRFVSQEWAPPLAPGLPLELSTGVPSPPIQENRQGGQPSPPRGSPGHEAELAGSGTYMRFDVPRPKIKRSWPSFRDMLLYRYVVSRLIWAYMLSIAMTYFITLCLFPGLESEIHNCTLGEWLPILIMAIFNLSDFVGKILAALPYDWRGTHLLVYSCLRVVFIPLFIMCVYPNGRPTFGHPAWPCIFSLLMGITNGYFGSVPMILAAGKVSPEQRELAGNTMTVSYMTGLTLGSAVAYFAYSLTSTSHSSCFYTETSNSSFTLGY
- the SLC29A4 gene encoding equilibrative nucleoside transporter 4 isoform X2 produces the protein MMGSVGSERLKELSPAATPEGNVVMSFSFDSYQLEEDELQRGSQAKGVLTFMEPVSEDPEPQDRYHGIYFAMLLAGVGFLLPYNSFITDVDYLHHKYPGTSIVFDMSLTYILVALVAVILNNALVELLSLHTRISVGYLFALGPLLFVSICDVWLELFSRRQAYAINLVAVGVVAFGCTVQQSSFYGYTGLLPKRYTQGVMTGESTAGVIISLSRIFTKLLLSDEKENTVIFFFISIGMELTCFILHLLVKRTRFVRYYTSCSRKGLPEARGTGDRGTGYRVHHDVTAEDIRFVSQEWAPPLAPGLPLELSTGVPSPPIQENRQGGQPSPPRGSPGHEAELAGSGTYMRFDVPRPKIKRSWPSFRDMLLYRYVVSRLIWAYMLSIAMTYFITLCLFPGLESEIHNCTLGEWLPILIMAIFNLSDFVGKILAALPYDWRGTHLLVYSCLRVVFIPLFIMCVYPNGRPTFGHPAWPCIFSLLMGITNGYFGSVPMILAAGKVSPEQRELAGNTMTVSYMTGLTLGSAVAYFAYSLTSTSHSSCFYTETSNSSFTLGY
- the SLC29A4 gene encoding equilibrative nucleoside transporter 4 isoform X3; the encoded protein is MPQSSRGGARLPMMGSVGSERLKELSPAATPEGNVVMSFSFDSYQLEEDELQRGSQAKGVLTFMEPVSEDPEPQDRYHGIYFAMLLAGVGFLLPYNSFITDVDYLHHKYPGTSIVFDMSLTYILVALVAVILNNALVELLSLHTRISVGYLFALGPLLFVSICDVWLELFSRRQAYAINLVAVGVVAFGCTVQQSSFYGYTGLLPKRYTQGVMTGESTAGVIISLSRIFTKLLLSDEKENTVIFFFISIGMELTCFILHLLVKRTRFVRYYTSCSRKGLPEARGTGDRGTGYRVHHDVTAEDIRFENRQGGQPSPPRGSPGHEAELAGSGTYMRFDVPRPKIKRSWPSFRDMLLYRYVVSRLIWAYMLSIAMTYFITLCLFPGLESEIHNCTLGEWLPILIMAIFNLSDFVGKILAALPYDWRGTHLLVYSCLRVVFIPLFIMCVYPNGRPTFGHPAWPCIFSLLMGITNGYFGSVPMILAAGKVSPEQRELAGNTMTVSYMTGLTLGSAVAYFAYSLTSTSHSSCFYTETSNSSFTLGY